A single region of the Halopiger xanaduensis SH-6 genome encodes:
- a CDS encoding saccharopine dehydrogenase family protein yields MDSLLIYGAYGDTGRLIAREAVARGGSPTVAGRDRRAVARLADRLGVDGRAFALEDGSLAARLEGFDAVLNCAGPFVETVDPLLEACLESGTDYLDITGEVAVFERLRQRDATAREAGITMLPGVGFDVVPSDCLAAFLHAQLPSADELALGIKGTGSLSRGTARTIVEQLGSGGVVRRNGRLVKVPTAFRNREIDFGEGPEHAVTIPWGDVVTAAHTTGIETIEVYAAAPPWADRLLSAVDSVGWLLERRAVERGLKRLVDARVDGLENRNAADGHAVVWGEVTDDAGRRARARLRTPDPYALTAESAVIAAQRVLEDRGRAGGGSVPDGFQTPASAFGSDFALALSGTDRALIDAPATSDGANRADGSARSALESND; encoded by the coding sequence ATGGATTCCCTTCTCATCTACGGCGCGTACGGCGACACGGGACGGCTGATCGCCCGCGAGGCCGTCGCTCGAGGAGGGTCACCGACCGTCGCCGGACGAGACCGCCGCGCCGTCGCGCGGCTGGCCGACCGACTCGGCGTCGACGGCCGCGCGTTCGCCCTCGAAGACGGGTCGCTGGCCGCCCGCCTCGAGGGGTTCGACGCCGTCCTCAACTGCGCGGGGCCGTTCGTCGAGACGGTCGATCCGCTGCTCGAGGCCTGCCTCGAGTCGGGGACGGACTACCTCGACATCACCGGCGAGGTCGCGGTCTTCGAACGCCTGCGCCAGCGCGACGCGACCGCGCGCGAGGCGGGAATCACGATGCTTCCGGGCGTCGGCTTCGACGTCGTTCCCTCGGACTGTCTGGCCGCCTTTCTCCACGCCCAACTCCCGTCGGCCGACGAACTCGCGCTCGGGATCAAGGGAACCGGATCGCTCTCGCGAGGGACTGCCCGGACGATCGTCGAGCAACTCGGTAGTGGCGGCGTCGTCCGCCGAAACGGGCGGCTCGTGAAGGTGCCGACGGCGTTTCGCAACCGCGAGATCGACTTTGGGGAGGGTCCGGAACACGCCGTCACGATCCCGTGGGGGGACGTCGTCACCGCGGCCCACACCACGGGCATCGAGACGATCGAGGTCTACGCCGCCGCGCCGCCGTGGGCCGATCGGCTCCTGTCGGCCGTCGACTCGGTCGGCTGGCTGCTCGAGCGCCGGGCCGTCGAACGCGGCCTGAAGCGGCTCGTCGACGCTCGCGTCGACGGCCTCGAAAACCGGAACGCAGCCGACGGCCACGCCGTCGTCTGGGGCGAAGTCACCGACGACGCTGGACGGCGCGCCCGCGCCAGACTGCGGACGCCCGACCCGTACGCGCTGACCGCCGAGTCCGCGGTGATCGCAGCCCAGCGCGTGCTCGAGGATCGAGGGCGAGCGGGCGGCGGTTCGGTTCCGGACGGCTTCCAGACGCCGGCGTCGGCGTTCGGTTCGGACTTCGCGCTGGCACTGTCGGGGACGGACCGGGCGTTGATCGACGCGCCGGCGACGTCCGACGGGGCGAACCGCGCGGACGGGTCGGCGCGGTCGGCCCTCGAGTCGAACGACTAA
- a CDS encoding Rieske (2Fe-2S) protein codes for MDAESRIVALADVPTDSSYLFRVADEAGDRKEAILVADEVGEIDETGETDDGEADDAGAASVSCWLNYCQHFTHIKLDKGSGAAMRNGEIVCENHGAYFEADSGYCTYGPCEGATLTELEVTVADGAVYLTDEEYAFVGPGPIEDDDDLTSTSNVEF; via the coding sequence ATGGACGCCGAATCGCGTATCGTAGCCCTCGCGGACGTGCCGACGGACTCGAGCTACCTGTTCCGAGTCGCCGACGAAGCGGGTGACCGAAAGGAGGCAATTCTCGTCGCCGACGAGGTCGGCGAAATCGACGAGACTGGCGAGACGGACGACGGTGAAGCTGACGACGCCGGCGCCGCGAGCGTCTCCTGCTGGCTCAACTACTGCCAGCACTTCACCCACATCAAACTGGACAAGGGCTCGGGCGCGGCGATGCGAAACGGCGAGATCGTCTGCGAGAACCACGGCGCCTACTTCGAGGCCGACTCGGGCTACTGCACGTACGGCCCCTGCGAGGGCGCGACGCTGACCGAACTCGAGGTGACCGTCGCCGACGGAGCCGTCTACCTGACGGACGAGGAATACGCGTTCGTCGGCCCGGGGCCGATCGAGGACGACGACGATCTGACCTCGACGTCGAACGTCGAGTTCTGA
- a CDS encoding DUF7344 domain-containing protein, producing the protein MTATSNSALDRPEFVLAVLEWLDGREVPADVISDAFTLLANERRRLLLAVMTSYGEAITLPDAAEEVAVRETGRAVTELSGEQVANVYLSLYHDHLPRLVDAGLLEYDQERDLVSPAPLQ; encoded by the coding sequence ATGACAGCTACATCCAATTCAGCGCTCGACCGGCCGGAGTTCGTGCTCGCGGTGCTCGAGTGGCTCGACGGTCGCGAGGTTCCCGCGGACGTGATCAGCGATGCCTTCACGTTACTCGCCAACGAGCGGCGGCGGCTACTCCTCGCGGTCATGACGAGCTACGGAGAGGCGATCACGCTCCCTGACGCCGCCGAGGAGGTCGCCGTCCGCGAGACCGGGCGAGCAGTCACGGAGCTGTCGGGCGAACAGGTAGCGAACGTCTACCTCTCGCTGTACCACGATCACCTCCCGCGACTGGTCGACGCCGGCCTCCTCGAGTACGATCAGGAGCGGGATCTGGTCTCGCCGGCGCCGCTCCAGTAG
- a CDS encoding transcriptional regulator yields the protein MREADETTRRRLADALRAEPATPSELAAAFDLTPNAVLRHVEHVSRTIDGRDDEQFLVAPPECRDCGFADFDDLLNRPSRCPSCKSESIAEPTFTIDD from the coding sequence ATGCGCGAAGCCGACGAAACGACGCGACGGCGCCTCGCCGACGCCCTCCGGGCCGAGCCGGCGACCCCGAGCGAACTTGCGGCGGCGTTCGATCTGACGCCCAATGCGGTGCTCCGACACGTCGAACACGTCTCCCGGACGATCGACGGCCGGGACGACGAGCAGTTTCTCGTCGCCCCGCCGGAGTGCCGGGACTGCGGCTTCGCCGACTTCGACGACCTGCTTAACCGCCCCTCTCGGTGTCCCTCCTGTAAGAGCGAGTCGATCGCAGAACCGACGTTTACCATCGACGACTGA
- a CDS encoding sugar phosphate nucleotidyltransferase: MKAVVLAGGYATRMWPITKHRPKMFLPIGDSTVIDRIFTELEADERIDEVYVSTNERFAADFEAHLADSEFEKPRLSVEDTTDEDEKFGVVGALAQLIDRENVDDDLLVIAGDNLISFDVADFLDYFQENDAPTLAAYDVGSREKAKSYGLVELEGDRVVDFQEKPEDPNSTLVSIACYAFPQDSLSLLPTYLEEGNNPDEPGWFVQWLQNREPTYAFTFEGAWFDIGTPESYLDAVAWHLDGNSLVADSATLENVTIGDNVHVMADVTLEETNLDHAVIFPEATVRNGDIRRSIIDEGTHIEELDLAGALIGAHTTITNGSSE; this comes from the coding sequence ATGAAGGCCGTCGTCCTTGCTGGCGGATACGCGACTCGGATGTGGCCGATCACCAAACATCGGCCCAAGATGTTCCTCCCGATCGGTGATTCGACGGTCATCGATCGCATCTTCACCGAACTCGAGGCGGACGAGCGGATCGACGAGGTCTACGTCAGCACCAACGAGCGGTTCGCCGCCGACTTCGAGGCCCACCTCGCCGACAGCGAGTTCGAGAAGCCCCGGCTCTCCGTCGAAGACACGACCGACGAGGACGAGAAGTTCGGCGTCGTCGGCGCGCTCGCACAGCTGATCGACCGCGAGAACGTCGACGACGACCTGCTCGTCATCGCCGGCGACAATCTGATCAGTTTCGACGTCGCGGACTTCCTCGACTACTTTCAGGAGAACGACGCCCCGACGCTGGCCGCCTACGACGTCGGCTCCCGCGAGAAGGCTAAATCCTACGGCCTCGTCGAACTCGAGGGAGACCGCGTCGTCGACTTTCAGGAGAAACCCGAGGATCCAAACAGCACGCTGGTCTCGATCGCCTGCTACGCGTTCCCGCAGGATTCGCTGTCGCTGCTGCCGACCTACCTCGAGGAGGGGAACAACCCCGACGAGCCCGGCTGGTTCGTCCAGTGGCTCCAGAACCGCGAGCCCACCTACGCCTTCACCTTCGAGGGCGCGTGGTTCGACATCGGCACGCCCGAGAGCTACCTCGACGCCGTCGCCTGGCACTTGGACGGCAATTCGCTGGTCGCCGACTCGGCGACGCTCGAGAACGTGACGATCGGCGACAACGTCCACGTGATGGCCGACGTCACGCTCGAGGAGACGAACCTCGACCACGCGGTCATCTTCCCCGAGGCGACGGTCCGGAACGGGGACATCCGCCGGTCGATCATCGACGAGGGGACCCACATCGAGGAGTTGGATCTGGCGGGGGCACTCATCGGCGCCCACACGACGATTACGAACGGGTCGTCGGAGTAA
- a CDS encoding ATP-binding protein, giving the protein MPIRGGDELSVLYVDDDPDLRSLVATFLERRDDRLSVATATSAGAALDRLTADVDCIVSDYELPDTDGIEFLEAVRGEYPDLPFILFTAGGSEAVASDAISAGVTDYLRKGTGTEQYAALADRIVDAVEASRTRRQRRRHHTAIETAQEGISIVGADGRFQYVNDAYAGLYGYDPEELLGEHWELLYPDSEVEFVRSELVPAVEAEGYWHGRTTGRRADGTTFLEDHVVSTTENSELICTVRDVSDREARERKLTRLHAATRDLIEATTVEEIATLATDAADDILEFPLNGIHRYDEAVDGLVPISVSNSSRELLGEPPVLTDGLAWETFQRGEAKVYGDVREAEGVLNPDTPIRSEILLPLDEHGVFIASSTECDAFDDADVTFAKLLAANVTSALDRTAHARKLELLQERTQTLMNTSSVDATADVAVTAAREILGADLSTFHGFVERDGQQRLEPVATTDTVHEVFDSTPEYVRSETADPVTASVWEVFDDGEPAYVHDTNEYPEFVDETPARSAILHPIADYGVFVVTSTTPRAFSQTDAKLTDILASTLTTALERVDRESLLRDRTAELEAQNERLERFASIVSHDLRNPLQVAEGSLELAREIANDDDGYDGDNTADDHLDDARWALERMNGLIEELLTLARDGERIDDPEPVDLAALSETCWRSVATAEATLVTRVDRRIRADRSRLEQLLENLFRNAVEHGGDGVTVTVGDLEDEAGFYVEDDGPGIPDDDRARIFESGYSTSADGTGFGLSIVHEIVAAHDWEIAVTEGTGGGTRFEITGLTAAE; this is encoded by the coding sequence ATGCCGATCAGGGGTGGGGACGAACTATCGGTCTTATACGTCGACGACGATCCCGATCTCAGGTCGCTCGTCGCGACGTTCCTCGAGCGGCGCGACGACCGGTTATCGGTCGCGACCGCGACCAGCGCCGGCGCAGCGCTGGATCGACTCACTGCCGACGTCGACTGCATCGTCAGCGACTACGAGCTGCCCGACACGGACGGGATCGAATTCCTCGAGGCCGTTCGCGGGGAGTATCCCGACCTGCCGTTTATCCTGTTTACGGCCGGCGGCTCCGAGGCGGTCGCCAGCGATGCCATCTCGGCGGGCGTGACGGATTACCTCCGGAAGGGGACGGGTACTGAGCAGTACGCCGCCTTGGCCGACCGAATCGTCGACGCGGTCGAGGCGTCTCGAACCCGGCGACAGCGCCGACGGCACCACACTGCGATCGAAACCGCACAGGAGGGGATCAGCATCGTCGGCGCCGACGGCCGCTTCCAGTACGTCAACGACGCCTACGCCGGGCTGTACGGCTACGATCCCGAGGAGTTGCTCGGCGAGCACTGGGAACTGCTGTACCCCGACTCGGAGGTCGAGTTCGTACGGTCGGAGCTCGTCCCCGCCGTCGAGGCCGAGGGCTACTGGCACGGGCGCACGACCGGCCGCCGCGCCGACGGCACCACGTTTCTCGAGGACCACGTCGTGTCGACGACCGAGAACAGCGAACTCATCTGTACGGTTCGGGACGTCAGCGATCGGGAGGCGCGCGAACGGAAACTCACGCGGCTGCACGCGGCGACGCGGGACCTGATCGAGGCGACGACCGTCGAGGAGATCGCGACGCTCGCCACCGACGCGGCGGACGATATCCTCGAGTTCCCGCTCAACGGCATCCACCGCTACGACGAGGCCGTCGACGGCCTCGTGCCGATCAGCGTCTCGAACTCGAGTCGCGAGTTGCTCGGCGAGCCGCCCGTCCTCACCGACGGGCTCGCCTGGGAGACGTTCCAGCGCGGGGAGGCGAAGGTCTACGGCGACGTTCGCGAGGCCGAGGGCGTGCTCAACCCCGACACGCCGATCCGGAGCGAGATCCTCCTGCCGCTCGACGAGCACGGCGTCTTCATCGCGTCCTCGACCGAGTGCGACGCCTTCGACGACGCCGACGTTACCTTCGCGAAGCTCCTGGCGGCGAACGTCACGAGCGCGCTCGACCGGACGGCCCACGCCCGGAAACTCGAGCTCCTGCAGGAGCGGACGCAGACGCTGATGAACACCTCGAGCGTCGACGCGACGGCCGACGTCGCGGTTACCGCCGCCCGCGAGATTCTGGGGGCGGATCTCTCGACGTTTCACGGGTTCGTCGAGCGAGACGGACAGCAGCGCCTCGAGCCGGTCGCGACGACCGACACCGTCCACGAGGTCTTCGACTCGACGCCCGAGTACGTCCGGTCGGAGACGGCGGATCCGGTGACGGCGTCCGTCTGGGAGGTCTTCGACGACGGCGAACCGGCCTACGTCCACGACACTAACGAGTACCCGGAATTCGTCGACGAAACCCCTGCGAGGAGCGCGATCCTACATCCGATCGCCGACTACGGCGTCTTCGTCGTCACGTCGACGACGCCGAGGGCGTTCAGCCAGACGGACGCGAAACTCACCGACATTCTGGCCTCGACGCTGACGACCGCGCTCGAGCGCGTCGATCGGGAATCGCTGCTTCGGGACCGGACGGCCGAACTCGAGGCCCAAAACGAGCGACTCGAGCGGTTCGCGAGCATCGTCTCGCACGATCTCCGGAATCCGTTGCAGGTCGCCGAGGGCAGTCTGGAACTGGCGCGTGAGATCGCCAACGACGACGACGGATACGACGGCGACAATACTGCCGACGACCACCTCGACGACGCGCGCTGGGCGCTCGAGCGGATGAACGGTCTGATCGAAGAACTCCTGACCCTCGCACGCGACGGCGAGCGGATCGACGACCCCGAACCGGTCGACCTCGCGGCGCTCAGCGAGACCTGCTGGCGAAGCGTCGCGACGGCCGAGGCGACGCTCGTGACGCGCGTCGACCGTCGGATTCGCGCGGATCGCTCGCGACTCGAGCAACTCCTCGAGAACCTCTTTCGCAACGCGGTCGAACACGGCGGCGACGGCGTGACGGTAACGGTCGGCGATCTCGAGGACGAAGCCGGCTTTTACGTCGAGGACGACGGCCCCGGAATTCCCGACGACGACCGAGCGCGGATCTTCGAGAGCGGCTACTCGACGTCGGCGGACGGAACCGGGT